In Castor canadensis chromosome 11, mCasCan1.hap1v2, whole genome shotgun sequence, a single genomic region encodes these proteins:
- the Phb1 gene encoding prohibitin 1 codes for MAAKVFESIGKFGLALAVAGGVVNSALYNVDAGHRAVIFDRFRGVQDIVVGEGTHFLIPWVQKPIIFDCRSRPRNVPVITGSKDLQNVNITLRILFRPVASQLPRIFTSIGEDYDERVLPSITTEILKSVVARFDAGELITQRELVSRQVSDDLTERAATFGLILDDVSLTHLTFGKEFTEAVEAKQVAQQEAERARFVVEKAEQQKKAAIISAEGDSKAAELIANSLATAGDGLIELRKLEAAEDIAYQLSRSRNITYLPAGQSVLLQLPQ; via the exons ATGGCTGCCAAAGTGTTTGAGTCCATTGGCAAGTTTGGCCTGGCCTTAGCGGTTGCAGGAGGCGTGGTGAACTCTGCCTTATATAATG TGGATGCTGGACACAGAGCGGTCATCTTTGACCGATTCCGTGGTGTACAGGACATCGTGGTAGGGGAAGGGACTCACTTTCTCATCCCTTGGGTGCAGAAACCAATTATCTTTGACTGCCGCTCTCGACCACGTAACGTGCCAGTCATCACTGGTAGCAAAG ATTTGCAGAACGTCAACATCACACTGCGGATTCTCTTCCGGCCTGTTGCTAGCCAGCTTCCTCGGATCTTCACCAGCATTGGAGAGGACTATGATGAACGTGTGCTGCCGTCCATCACCACAGAGATTCTCAAATCAGTGGTG GCACGTTTCGATGCTGGAGAACTGATCACCCAGAGAGAGCTGGTTTCCAGACAAGTGAGTGATGACCTTACGGAGCGAGCAGCAACCTTTGGGCTCATCCTGGATGATGTCTCCCTG ACACATCTGACCTTCGGGAAGGAGTTCACAGAAGCGGTAGAAGCCAAACAGGTGGctcagcaggaagcagagagggccAGATTTGTGGTGGAAAAG GCTGAGCAGCAGAAGAAGGCAGCCATCATTTCTGCTGAGGGCGACTCCAAGGCAGCTGAGTTGATTGCCAACTCACTGGCCACTGCAGGTGATGGCCTGATTGAGCTGCGCAAACTGGAAGCTGCTGAGGACATTGCATACCAGCTCTCGCGCTCTAGGAACATCACCTACCTGCCAGCAGGGCAGTCTGTGCTCCTCCAGCTGCCCCAGTGA